A genomic region of Deltaproteobacteria bacterium contains the following coding sequences:
- a CDS encoding alpha/beta hydrolase, whose amino-acid sequence MGFLQILRAFPSPPERFTRTLRVYLPDAYFRDEVRRFGVLYMQDGQNVFAHPESARMETWGANEAIERLAGARAIEPWIIVGVDHSEGRFEDYSPWVEPKVRAGGRADVYAEFLIEHLKPFIDATYRTRPEREWTAVAGSSLGGLITLWLGLKHPDVYGRVGAFSPTVMWAGRRMFRAWKEHGPQPQLIYLDAGATERFDVDAVHLDYGGQVRAFAEQLEGLGYDHDELRVVLEPGGQHSEVDWRRRLPGALAWLLR is encoded by the coding sequence ATGGGCTTCCTTCAAATCCTGCGCGCGTTTCCGTCGCCGCCCGAACGCTTCACCCGCACGCTGCGCGTGTACCTGCCCGACGCGTACTTCCGCGACGAGGTGCGCCGCTTCGGTGTGCTCTACATGCAGGACGGCCAGAACGTCTTTGCGCACCCCGAGTCCGCGCGCATGGAGACCTGGGGCGCGAACGAGGCCATCGAGCGGCTCGCGGGCGCGCGCGCGATCGAGCCGTGGATCATCGTGGGCGTCGATCACTCGGAGGGGCGCTTCGAGGACTACTCGCCGTGGGTCGAGCCCAAGGTGCGCGCCGGCGGCCGCGCCGACGTGTACGCGGAGTTCCTCATCGAGCACCTGAAGCCCTTCATCGACGCGACCTACCGCACGCGGCCCGAGCGCGAGTGGACGGCGGTCGCCGGTTCGAGCCTCGGTGGATTGATCACCCTCTGGCTCGGGCTGAAGCACCCGGATGTCTACGGCCGCGTGGGCGCGTTCTCTCCGACCGTGATGTGGGCCGGCCGCCGGATGTTCCGCGCGTGGAAGGAGCACGGGCCGCAGCCGCAATTGATATATCTCGATGCGGGCGCCACCGAGCGCTTCGACGTGGACGCGGTGCACCTCGACTACGGCGGCCAGGTGCGCGCCTTCGCCGAGCAGCTCGAGGGCCTCGGCTACGACCACGACGAGCTGCGCGTGGTGCTCGAGCCTGGTGGCCAGCACAGCGAGGTCGACTGGCGGCGCCGACTGCCGGGCGCGCTCGCGTGGCTCTTGCGCTGA